The Acanthochromis polyacanthus isolate Apoly-LR-REF ecotype Palm Island chromosome 5, KAUST_Apoly_ChrSc, whole genome shotgun sequence genome includes a window with the following:
- the LOC127530233 gene encoding immunoglobulin-like and fibronectin type III domain-containing protein 1 — protein MWKKSKVTDQTAAGQAGIKKKSKVPGVMITQFKEELPEGMSTPDFTRKPIALTIQEGKFGVFKAIVVGTPTPAVTWSRANAEIQFHPDVCLQKYDEASHEHTLEFPKVAPEDADTYKCFATNEYGRAVCTVVLNVISVGFSKSKELQKVQGEDAADLRKKLKKRNLDGTREEKPMEPEEKVWEILLSAEKKDYEKICSEYGITDFRGMLKRLNEMKKEREEEIAEFVSHISTLKHIEVSDDDCATIELDMDLKDPSSKLFLYKDGVMVPFTKEDSEGMKHNLKQVGKKYIFTIKKLGAEDAGLYSVDVEGVNVFSTDFKVPEVDFAVKIQEVKAEEREDALFQCVLTAPMNEIKWFGKSAPLSNSEKHEIIVSEDKLIHKLIVRDCLPLDAGIYAAVAGIKSCNAWLVVEADKNPASKGKKVARKTTMAGGGNDEDLLKIAKEQQERYQKEMEEKLEIAKKAQEEREAAEAVARAEAEAAKKTETEAKAAAKAAAKEAAKAKRAAAAKAAAAAKRAKQNEAGRAGSAADGAGGAVGSVGVGGAGGAEGVGTGGVAGGGAGGGADGSGAGAGGADGEGLGEDFDGEDFEGEDFDSFEDSDEDVEGEGGEGGKEEKEEEKEKKEEMEMMEEKEKKAEKEKKEEKEENAKNV, from the exons GCATCAAGAAGAAGTCCAAAGTGCCTGGTGTCATGATAACGCAGTTTAAAGAAGAACTTCCAGAAGGAATGTCAACTCCAGATTTCACCCGCAAACCTATTGCTTTGACTATTCAAGAGG GTAAATTTGGAGTCTTTAAGGCCATAGTGGTGGGCACTCCAACACCTGCAGTAACATGGAGCAGAGCCAATGCAGAAATACAATTTCACCCTGATGTGTGTCTGCAAAAGTACGACGAAGCATCTCATGAACACACCCTTGAG TTCCCTAAAGTTGCTCCGGAGGATGCTGATACCTACAAGTGTTTTGCAACCAATGAATATGGACGGGCTGTTTGCACTGTTGTCTTGAATGTTATTTCGG TTGGATTCTCTAAGAGTAAGGAACTTCAAAAAGTCCAAGGAGAAG ATGCAGCAGACTTaagaaaaaagctaaaaaaacg TAATCTGGATGGAACACGTGAGGAAAAGCCAATGGAACCAGAGGAGAAGGTTTGGGAAATTCTACTTAGTGCAGAAAAGAAAGACTACGAGAAGATCTGTTCTGAATACGGCATCACAGACTTCCGTGGCATGCTGAAGAGacttaatgaaatgaaaaaagagcgAGAAGAAGAGATTGCAGAG TTTGTCTCACACATCAGCACACTAAAACATATTGAGGTCAGTGATGATGATTGTGCAACAATTGAGTTGGATATGGACCTCAAGGATCCTAGCAGCAAACTTTTCCTGTACAAG GACGGCGTCATGGTTCCCTTCACCAAGGAAGACAGTGAAGGAATGAAGCATAATTTAAAGCAAGTTGGCAAAAAATACATATTCACAATTAAAAAACTGGGGGCAGAAGATGCTGGACTCTACTCTGTGGATGTTGAGGGTGTCAATGTATTCTCCACAGATTTCAAAG TTCCTGAAGTTGATTTTGCAGTCAAAATACAAGAGGTCAAGGCAGAAGAACGAGAGGATGCCCTCTTTCAATGTGTGCTAACTGCACCAATGAATGAGATCAAATGGTTTGGCAAAAGTGCTCCTCTGTCTAATAGTgagaaacatgaaatcattGTATCTGAGGATAAGCTTATCCATAAGTTGATTGTGCGGGACTGTCTGCCGTTGGATGCTGGGATCTACGCTGCTGTGGCAGGAATCAAATCTTGCAATGCCTGGCTCGTAGTTGAAG CTGACAAAAATCCTGCCAGTAAGGGCAAGAAGGTGGCTCGTAAAACCACCATGGCTGGAGGTGGCAATGATGAGGATCTTCTGAAAATAGCTAAGGAGCAGCAAGAAAGATATCagaaagaaatggaagaaaaactggaaATTGCTAAGAAAGCCCAAGAGGAGAGAGAAGCTGCTGAGGCAGTTGCCCGAGCTGAAGCAGAAGCAGCCAAAAAGACTGAAACGGAGGCCAAAGCTGCAGCTAAGGCAGCAGCTAAGGAAGCTGCAAAGGCAAAGAGAGCAGCAGCTGccaaagctgcagctgcagcaaagAGAGCTAAGCAAAATGAAGCTGGTAGGGCTGGCTCTGCTGCAGATGGTGCTGGTGGTGCAGTGGGGTCAGTGGGTGTTGGTGGTGCTGGTGGGGCTGAAGGAGTTGGCACAGGTGGAGTGGCTGGCGGTGGTGCAGGCGGAGGAGCAGATGGGAGTGGAGCAGGGGCTGGGGGTGCTGACGGAGAAGGTTTAGGAGAAGATTTTGATGGGGAAGATTTTGAGGGAGAAGATTTTGATTCATTTGAAGATTCTGATGAAGATGTtgagggagaaggaggagaggggggaaaggaggaaaaagaagaggaaaaggagaaaaaggaggagatggagatgatggaggagaaggagaagaaggcggagaaggagaagaaggaggagaaggaggaaaacGCAAAAAACGTGTGA